A region of Domibacillus sp. DTU_2020_1001157_1_SI_ALB_TIR_016 DNA encodes the following proteins:
- a CDS encoding enoyl-CoA hydratase/isomerase family protein has product MKRINVAIHETGSLKKIVHLSLNSPQNLNAFDLAFYEELKTSLDNIANDEDTGVLVLSSNLTKAFSTGVDVKYIQTLTNQAASLFFQNVSNLLEQLVCFPVPTIAIINGYAYGAGADLAISCDLRVASTTTEFRFPGPKFGLILGTKRLINEIGPSRARFLTLSGTKVKAATAQHYGLVHRVCEEAQEAYDTALNWSNTLLKMPADTAGALKELCTGDKESSSNLTRDSVLQGDFQERFHRYLEKTN; this is encoded by the coding sequence ATGAAAAGGATAAACGTTGCCATCCATGAAACTGGTTCATTAAAGAAAATAGTCCACCTTTCTTTAAACAGCCCTCAAAACTTAAATGCATTTGATTTGGCATTTTACGAAGAGTTAAAGACGTCTTTAGACAATATTGCAAATGACGAAGATACAGGCGTTCTGGTCTTGAGCAGTAATTTGACAAAAGCTTTTAGTACAGGAGTTGATGTGAAATATATTCAAACATTGACAAATCAAGCAGCAAGTCTGTTCTTTCAAAACGTATCAAACCTTCTAGAACAGCTGGTTTGCTTTCCAGTTCCGACTATAGCAATTATAAATGGATATGCTTATGGAGCGGGGGCTGACCTTGCCATTTCATGTGATCTCCGGGTTGCCAGTACCACAACGGAATTTCGATTCCCTGGGCCTAAATTCGGATTGATTTTAGGTACCAAGCGCTTAATTAATGAAATTGGCCCGTCAAGAGCACGCTTTCTTACTTTATCAGGTACAAAAGTAAAGGCAGCTACTGCTCAACACTATGGTCTTGTACATCGAGTTTGTGAAGAAGCTCAGGAAGCTTATGATACGGCTTTAAATTGGTCGAATACTTTATTGAAAATGCCGGCTGATACAGCGGGCGCTTTAAAGGAGTTATGTACAGGAGACAAAGAGTCATCTTCAAATTTAACGAGAGATTCGGTTCTTCAAGGAGATTTCCAGGAGAGGTTTCATCGTTATTTAGAAAAAA